Below is a window of Yimella sp. cx-51 DNA.
AGCCGCTCACCGCGGCCCGCATCGCCGCCAGCCCGCGGTGGTCGGAGCGCACCGTGATCGCACTGGTGATGCAGAACCTCGACAACTCGATCACGGTGTCGGGCAGGCGCCGCTTCGGCAAGGTGCGGCTCACCAGCAAGCAGGGCCACGGAGTGCCCAACCCGAAGTGGATCCCGCAGGGGCACAAGGCGATCCGTGCGATGGCCGAACGTCTTGGCGCAGTGACCAAGGTGCGCGCTCTGCCCGGCGGCACCTGGGGCGAGATCTTCGGAATCCCGCTCACCGCCCACTTCCTCGGCGGTGTGGTGATCTCCGATTCACCCGACAAAGGTGTGGTCGATCCTTATCACCGGGTGTGGGGACACCCGGATCTGCACGTCGTCGACGGCTCCGCGATCTCGGCGAATCTGGGGGTCAATCCGTCGCTCACCATCACTGCGCAGTCGGAGCGCGCGATGGCCTGCTGGCCCGCCAAGGGTGAGCGGGACGAGCGCTCGGCGCAGGGCGAGCCCTACCGCCGCCTTGACGCCCCTGCCGCACGCGTGCCGGGCGTCGATCTCGGGATGCCCGGGGTGCGTTCGGCCTGATGCAGCCTGACGTGCACCCGCCAGGAGGGTGCATCGTGGCTGGATGGGACGCACAACCATCGACGTTGACGACGCTCTTGTGGCTGCGGTGATGAGGCGCTACTCCTTGTCTACCAAGCGTGAAGCAGTTGACCGAGCCTTGCGCCATCTGGTCGGTCCCGTCATGCAGCGCAGTGAGATGCTGGCCATGCAGGGATCGGGATGGGAGGGCTACCTCGATTCACCGCCGGCTCCGACGGCCGGTGCGGGTCGTCCACGCCGGTGAATCTACGCTGGAACACGTGCTGCGCCGCTTGTTCACCCCCCGCTGGATCGCCTTCCTGATCCTGCTCGCGGTGGCGGTCGGGACGATGGGGATGCTCGGACTGTGGCAGCTGAACGTCTCCAAGGACCGCGGCACCAACCGTGAGGTGGCCCAGGCCCCGTCCAAACCGGTAGCTCCCATCATCCAGATCGTCCAGCCGCAACAGCCTTTCCCCGGCCTCGAGTCGTCGCGGCGGGTGTCTGCGTCCGGAACGTACGACGCGAGCAAGCAACTGCTGGTCCCTGAGCGCCGCCTTGACGGGGTGAAGGGCTACTGGGTGATGACCCCGCTGACCGAACGCACCACCGGTGCACGGCTGGTCGTCGTGCGCGGTTTCGTCACCTCGCCGGCGCAGGCGACCCCGCCACGAGCGACCGACGTCACGGTGGTCGGTGG
It encodes the following:
- a CDS encoding type II toxin-antitoxin system VapB family antitoxin, with amino-acid sequence MGRTTIDVDDALVAAVMRRYSLSTKREAVDRALRHLVGPVMQRSEMLAMQGSGWEGYLDSPPAPTAGAGRPRR
- a CDS encoding SURF1 family protein translates to MLRRLFTPRWIAFLILLAVAVGTMGMLGLWQLNVSKDRGTNREVAQAPSKPVAPIIQIVQPQQPFPGLESSRRVSASGTYDASKQLLVPERRLDGVKGYWVMTPLTERTTGARLVVVRGFVTSPAQATPPRATDVTVVGGLAPAESPVTGSYPPGQIGSVAPATLLNQWGGQMFNAFVFAISETPNATDASVKRIPPPPPNPTAGFKFVNLMYAFQWWIFAIFACYVFWRMLRDDVYGPPERAPRAAVDNGPEPSTTNDSKETHV